The following proteins are encoded in a genomic region of Jaculus jaculus isolate mJacJac1 chromosome 21, mJacJac1.mat.Y.cur, whole genome shotgun sequence:
- the Podn gene encoding podocan isoform X1, with the protein MVQRLSEEKEGTMAQDTVPLLLLSLQLLLGPVLAVKAPASGRSGTHSLGPEESEFAEEEPVLVLSPEEPAPPGPVTIDCPRECACSQEGVVDCGGIDLREFPGDLPQHTNHLSLQNNQLEKIYPEELSRLQRLETLNLQNNRLTSRGLPEEAFEHLTNLNYLYLANNKLTLAPRFLPSTLISVDFAANYLTKIYGLTFGQKPNLRSVYLHNNKLADAGLPDHMFNGSSNVEILILSSNFLRHVPKHLPRALYKLHLKNNKLEKIPPGAFSELSNLRELYLQNNYLTDEGLDNETFWKLSSLEYLDLSSNNLSKVPAGLPRSLVLLHLEKNAIWSVGADVLTPIRNLEYLLLHSNQLRAEGIHPLAFQGLKRLHTVHLYNNALERVPSGLPRRVRTLMILHNQIAGIGRDDFATTYFLEELNLSYNRIASPHVHRDAFRKLRLLRSLDLSGNRLQTLPPGLPRNVRVLKVKRNELSALARGALAGMAQLRELYLTGNRLRSRALGPRAWVDLAGLQLLDIAGNQLTEIPQGLPQSLEYLYLQNNKISTVPVNAFDSTPNLKGIFLRFNKLAVGSVVESAFRRLRHLQVLDIEGNFEFGDISKDRGHLEEEEEEEEEEEDEDDEEEEQPTR; encoded by the exons GCACCATGGCCCAGGACACGGTTCCACTGCTGCTGTTGTCACTGCAGCTGCTACTCGGCCCCGTCCTTGCGGTGAAGGCCCCGGCATCCGGCCGGAGCGGCACCCACAGCCTGGGCCCCGAGGAGAGTGAATTTGCGGAGGAGGAGCCCGTGCTGGTCCTGAGCCCCGAGGAGCCAGCCCCCCCTGGCCCGGTCACCATTGACTGCCCCCGAGAGTGCGCCTGCTCCCAGGAGGGCGTCGTGGACTGTGGTGGCATTGACCTGCGTGAGTTCCCTGGTGACCTGCCGCAGCACACCAACCACCTCTCCCTGCAG AACAACCAGCTGGAGAAGATCTACCCAGAAGAGCTGTCCCGGCTGCAGCGCCTGGAGACTCTCAACCTTCAGAACAACCGCCTGACTTCCCGAG GGCTCCCGGAGGAAGCTTTTGAGCACCTGACCAACCTGAATTACTTGTACCTGGCCAACAACAAG CTGACCCTGGCACCCCGATTCCTGCCGAGTACCCTGATCAGCGTGGACTTTGCTGCCAATTACCTCACCAAGATCTACGGGCTCACCTTTGGTCAGAAGCCAAATTTGAG GTCTGTATATCTGCATAATAACAAGCTGGCCGATGCGGGGCTGCCAGACCACATGTTCAACGGCTCCAGCAACGTGGAGATCCTCATCCTGTCTAGCAACTTCCTGCGTCACGTGCCCAAACACCTGCCACGCGCCCTATACAAGCTGCATCTCAAG AACAACAAGCTCGAGAAGATTCCACCAGGGGCCTTCAGTGAGCTGAGCAACCTCCGGGAGCTGTACCTGCAGAATAACTACCTAACCGATGAGGGCTTGGACAATGAGACCTTCTG GAAGCTCTCCAGCCTCGAGTACCTGGATCTGTCCAGCAACAACCTGTCCAAGGTGCCGGCCGGCCTCCCCCGCAGCCTGGTCCTGCTGCACCTGGAGAAGAATGCCATCTGGAGCGTGGGTGCCGACGTGCTCACCCCCATCCGCAACCTCGAGTACCTGCTGCTGCACAGCAACCAGCTGCGGGCCGAGGGCATCCACCCGCTGGCCTTCCAGGGCCTCAAGCGGCTGCACACCGTGCACCTGTACAACAACGCGCTGGAGCGCGTGCCCAGCGGCCTGCCCCGCCGCGTGCGCACGCTCATGATCCTGCACAACCAGATCGCCGGCATCGGCCGCGACGACTTCGCCACCACCTACTTCCTGGAGGAGCTCAACCTGAGCTACAACCGCATCGCCAGCCCGCACGTGCACCGCGACGCCTTCCGCAAGCTGCGCCTGCTGCGCTCGCTCGATCTGTCCGGCAACCGCCTGCAAACGCTGCCGCCGGGCCTGCCCAGGAACGTGCGCGTGCTCAAGGTCAAGCGCAACGAGCTGAGCGCCCTGGCGCGGGGGGCTCTGGCGGGCATGGCCCAGCTGCGGGAGCTCTACCTCACCGGCAACCGGCTGCGCAGCCGGGCCCTGGGGCCTCGAGCCTGGGTGGACCTGGCTGGGCTGCAG CTGCTGGACATTGCGGGGAATcagctcacagagatcccccaGGGGCTCCCCCAGTCGCTGGAGTACCTTTACCTTCAGAACAATAAGATCAGCACAGTTCCCGTCAACGCCTTCGACTCCACCCCCAACCTCAAAGGGATCTTTCTCAG GTTTAACAAGCTGGCCGTGGGCTCCGTAGTGGAAAGCGCCTTCCGGAGGCTAAGGCACCTGCAGGTCTTGGACATTGAAGGCAACTTTGAGTTTGGTGACATTTCCAAGGACCGTGGTCActtagaggaggaagaggaagaagaggaggaagaggaggacgaaGATGATGAAGAGGAGGAGCAGCCAACAAGATAG
- the Podn gene encoding podocan isoform X2 has translation MAQDTVPLLLLSLQLLLGPVLAVKAPASGRSGTHSLGPEESEFAEEEPVLVLSPEEPAPPGPVTIDCPRECACSQEGVVDCGGIDLREFPGDLPQHTNHLSLQNNQLEKIYPEELSRLQRLETLNLQNNRLTSRGLPEEAFEHLTNLNYLYLANNKLTLAPRFLPSTLISVDFAANYLTKIYGLTFGQKPNLRSVYLHNNKLADAGLPDHMFNGSSNVEILILSSNFLRHVPKHLPRALYKLHLKNNKLEKIPPGAFSELSNLRELYLQNNYLTDEGLDNETFWKLSSLEYLDLSSNNLSKVPAGLPRSLVLLHLEKNAIWSVGADVLTPIRNLEYLLLHSNQLRAEGIHPLAFQGLKRLHTVHLYNNALERVPSGLPRRVRTLMILHNQIAGIGRDDFATTYFLEELNLSYNRIASPHVHRDAFRKLRLLRSLDLSGNRLQTLPPGLPRNVRVLKVKRNELSALARGALAGMAQLRELYLTGNRLRSRALGPRAWVDLAGLQLLDIAGNQLTEIPQGLPQSLEYLYLQNNKISTVPVNAFDSTPNLKGIFLRFNKLAVGSVVESAFRRLRHLQVLDIEGNFEFGDISKDRGHLEEEEEEEEEEEDEDDEEEEQPTR, from the exons ATGGCCCAGGACACGGTTCCACTGCTGCTGTTGTCACTGCAGCTGCTACTCGGCCCCGTCCTTGCGGTGAAGGCCCCGGCATCCGGCCGGAGCGGCACCCACAGCCTGGGCCCCGAGGAGAGTGAATTTGCGGAGGAGGAGCCCGTGCTGGTCCTGAGCCCCGAGGAGCCAGCCCCCCCTGGCCCGGTCACCATTGACTGCCCCCGAGAGTGCGCCTGCTCCCAGGAGGGCGTCGTGGACTGTGGTGGCATTGACCTGCGTGAGTTCCCTGGTGACCTGCCGCAGCACACCAACCACCTCTCCCTGCAG AACAACCAGCTGGAGAAGATCTACCCAGAAGAGCTGTCCCGGCTGCAGCGCCTGGAGACTCTCAACCTTCAGAACAACCGCCTGACTTCCCGAG GGCTCCCGGAGGAAGCTTTTGAGCACCTGACCAACCTGAATTACTTGTACCTGGCCAACAACAAG CTGACCCTGGCACCCCGATTCCTGCCGAGTACCCTGATCAGCGTGGACTTTGCTGCCAATTACCTCACCAAGATCTACGGGCTCACCTTTGGTCAGAAGCCAAATTTGAG GTCTGTATATCTGCATAATAACAAGCTGGCCGATGCGGGGCTGCCAGACCACATGTTCAACGGCTCCAGCAACGTGGAGATCCTCATCCTGTCTAGCAACTTCCTGCGTCACGTGCCCAAACACCTGCCACGCGCCCTATACAAGCTGCATCTCAAG AACAACAAGCTCGAGAAGATTCCACCAGGGGCCTTCAGTGAGCTGAGCAACCTCCGGGAGCTGTACCTGCAGAATAACTACCTAACCGATGAGGGCTTGGACAATGAGACCTTCTG GAAGCTCTCCAGCCTCGAGTACCTGGATCTGTCCAGCAACAACCTGTCCAAGGTGCCGGCCGGCCTCCCCCGCAGCCTGGTCCTGCTGCACCTGGAGAAGAATGCCATCTGGAGCGTGGGTGCCGACGTGCTCACCCCCATCCGCAACCTCGAGTACCTGCTGCTGCACAGCAACCAGCTGCGGGCCGAGGGCATCCACCCGCTGGCCTTCCAGGGCCTCAAGCGGCTGCACACCGTGCACCTGTACAACAACGCGCTGGAGCGCGTGCCCAGCGGCCTGCCCCGCCGCGTGCGCACGCTCATGATCCTGCACAACCAGATCGCCGGCATCGGCCGCGACGACTTCGCCACCACCTACTTCCTGGAGGAGCTCAACCTGAGCTACAACCGCATCGCCAGCCCGCACGTGCACCGCGACGCCTTCCGCAAGCTGCGCCTGCTGCGCTCGCTCGATCTGTCCGGCAACCGCCTGCAAACGCTGCCGCCGGGCCTGCCCAGGAACGTGCGCGTGCTCAAGGTCAAGCGCAACGAGCTGAGCGCCCTGGCGCGGGGGGCTCTGGCGGGCATGGCCCAGCTGCGGGAGCTCTACCTCACCGGCAACCGGCTGCGCAGCCGGGCCCTGGGGCCTCGAGCCTGGGTGGACCTGGCTGGGCTGCAG CTGCTGGACATTGCGGGGAATcagctcacagagatcccccaGGGGCTCCCCCAGTCGCTGGAGTACCTTTACCTTCAGAACAATAAGATCAGCACAGTTCCCGTCAACGCCTTCGACTCCACCCCCAACCTCAAAGGGATCTTTCTCAG GTTTAACAAGCTGGCCGTGGGCTCCGTAGTGGAAAGCGCCTTCCGGAGGCTAAGGCACCTGCAGGTCTTGGACATTGAAGGCAACTTTGAGTTTGGTGACATTTCCAAGGACCGTGGTCActtagaggaggaagaggaagaagaggaggaagaggaggacgaaGATGATGAAGAGGAGGAGCAGCCAACAAGATAG